One segment of Nostoc flagelliforme CCNUN1 DNA contains the following:
- a CDS encoding DUF4351 domain-containing protein — MSFDNLCKLLSEKHPATFASWVLGTPQTSVKVLKTELSIEPIRADYVTFLQLQGRILHLEFQTKLESTPPLPLRMLDYWVRLYRLYRLPITQVVVLLLPPSPETVIETAFTVETTRHEYRVIRLWEENPELFLNDPALLPLASLAATTQPQALLQQVVVKVNQVEPRQRPEISAYTQILAGLKYKKDLIRQLFREGIMRESVIYQEILREGEQRGQQRERALILRQLTRRVGELPQEVLDRIETLSLEQLENLGEALLDFQAQADLETWFSTLDVGVKMT, encoded by the coding sequence ATGTCCTTTGATAACCTCTGCAAACTCCTGTCGGAAAAACATCCTGCTACCTTTGCCAGTTGGGTTTTGGGTACACCACAAACTTCTGTCAAAGTCCTCAAAACCGAATTGAGCATTGAACCAATTCGCGCAGATTATGTAACATTTTTACAACTACAAGGACGCATTCTCCACCTGGAATTTCAAACCAAACTAGAATCTACACCACCACTACCCTTGCGGATGCTAGATTATTGGGTACGCTTATATCGTTTGTATCGTCTACCGATAACCCAAGTTGTTGTCTTATTGCTTCCCCCTTCACCAGAAACGGTAATTGAAACTGCCTTTACAGTCGAAACTACCCGTCACGAATATCGCGTGATTCGCTTATGGGAAGAAAATCCCGAACTATTCCTCAATGACCCAGCTTTATTACCATTAGCATCCCTGGCAGCAACCACGCAACCCCAAGCTTTGTTGCAACAAGTTGTGGTCAAAGTCAATCAAGTTGAACCAAGACAACGACCAGAAATTTCTGCTTACACCCAAATCTTAGCGGGGTTAAAATACAAAAAAGATTTGATTAGACAACTGTTTCGGGAGGGTATAATGCGCGAGTCAGTAATTTATCAAGAAATTCTAAGAGAAGGGGAACAACGCGGCCAACAACGAGAACGAGCGCTCATTCTCCGTCAGCTTACTCGACGGGTGGGAGAATTACCCCAAGAGGTGTTAGACCGGATTGAAACTCTCTCTTTAGAACAATTAGAAAATCTCGGTGAAGCATTGTTGGATTTTCAGGCTCAAGCGGATTTAGAAACCTGGTTTAGTACATTAGACGTAGGAGTGAAAATGACGTAG
- a CDS encoding IS5 family transposase, which translates to MSKAYPSNLTRVQYEFLSEMIPEPKPGGRKREVDIWEVLNGIFYVLVEGVRWRSLPGDFPAWQTVYTYFRNWRKDGTWLEIHDTLRQWTRIEQERHSSPSEAIIDSQSVKTAAMVHKAVGYDAGKKIKGRKRFMTVDTLGLVLRVLVTAASVGEREGGKKVLKRVKQSSNQVSRLTTIWVDGGFNGDPFMQWVMDFCRWIVQVVLRPEQTKGFVLLKKRWVVERTFGWLMGCRRLVRDYELLPETSETFIYLAMIRIMVRRLA; encoded by the coding sequence ATGAGTAAAGCATACCCCAGCAATCTGACCCGTGTTCAATATGAATTTCTGAGTGAGATGATTCCAGAACCAAAACCTGGTGGTCGCAAGCGTGAAGTTGATATATGGGAAGTCCTTAACGGAATTTTTTATGTCTTGGTAGAAGGAGTTAGATGGCGATCGCTACCGGGTGACTTTCCCGCATGGCAGACAGTGTACACCTATTTTCGTAATTGGCGCAAAGATGGAACTTGGCTAGAAATTCACGATACACTCCGGCAGTGGACGCGAATTGAGCAGGAGCGCCATTCGAGTCCATCAGAGGCAATCATTGATAGTCAAAGTGTGAAAACTGCTGCAATGGTACATAAAGCTGTGGGCTACGATGCGGGCAAGAAAATAAAAGGGCGCAAGCGATTTATGACAGTTGATACCTTGGGTTTAGTTTTGCGGGTCTTGGTAACAGCAGCCAGTGTGGGTGAGCGTGAAGGGGGCAAAAAAGTTCTTAAACGGGTAAAGCAATCTAGCAACCAGGTTTCTCGTTTGACAACCATTTGGGTGGATGGCGGCTTTAATGGTGATCCGTTCATGCAGTGGGTGATGGACTTCTGTCGTTGGATTGTGCAGGTGGTTCTGCGACCAGAACAAACCAAGGGTTTTGTGCTGCTCAAAAAACGTTGGGTCGTGGAGCGGACTTTTGGTTGGTTAATGGGGTGTCGGCGATTGGTTAGAGACTATGAATTATTGCCTGAAACATCGGAGACATTTATCTACCTTGCCATGATTCGGATCATGGTGAGGCGATTAGCATAA
- the thrS gene encoding threonine--tRNA ligase — MVQQPMSPNSSNQSEQSEQVEKIYLPRTSESDNLKKIRHTASHVMAMAVQKLFPKAQVTIGPWIENGFYYDFDNPEPFSENDLKVIKKEMAKIINRKLAVIREEVSREEAQRRIQGINEPYKLEILADIKEEPITIYHLGNEWWDLCAGPHLENTSELNPKAIELESVAGAYWRGDETKAQLQRIYATAWESPEQLAEYKRRKEEALRRDHRKLGKELGLFVFSDLVGPGLPLWTPKGTLLRSTLEDFLKQEQLKRGYLSVVTPHIARVDLFKTSGHWQKYKEDMFPLMADNSEAAAQEQGFVMKPMNCPFHIQIYKSELRSYRELPMRLAEFGTVYRYEQSGELGGLTRVRGFTVDDSHLFVTPEQLDSEFLSVVDLILSVFNSLQLKNFKARLSFRDPASDKYIGSDEVWDKAEGAIRRAVETLGMDHFEGIGEAAFYGPKLDFIFSDALEREWQLGTVQVDYNLPERFDLEYVAEDGVRKRPVMIHRAPFGSLERLIGILIEEYAGDFPLWLAPVQARLLPVGDTQLAFAKDVVAKMRALGIRAEVDTSGDRLGKQIRNAEKEKIPVMAVVGAKEVETNTLSIRTRASGELGVIPVDEVVDKMKDAIAKFENF, encoded by the coding sequence ATGGTTCAGCAGCCAATGTCGCCAAATTCATCAAATCAATCCGAACAGTCAGAACAAGTTGAAAAAATTTATTTACCGCGTACCAGCGAATCGGATAACCTAAAGAAGATTCGCCACACTGCTTCCCATGTTATGGCAATGGCAGTACAAAAGCTGTTTCCCAAGGCGCAAGTTACAATCGGCCCTTGGATTGAAAACGGTTTTTACTACGACTTCGACAATCCAGAACCATTTAGCGAAAATGATCTCAAAGTCATCAAGAAAGAGATGGCGAAGATTATTAATCGCAAGTTGGCGGTTATTCGAGAAGAAGTCAGCCGCGAAGAAGCCCAACGCCGGATTCAGGGAATTAACGAACCTTACAAGCTAGAAATCCTGGCAGATATCAAAGAGGAACCAATCACGATTTACCACCTGGGGAATGAATGGTGGGATTTGTGTGCGGGGCCTCATCTGGAAAATACCAGTGAATTAAACCCCAAGGCAATTGAACTAGAAAGCGTTGCTGGTGCTTATTGGCGTGGGGATGAAACTAAAGCCCAATTACAACGCATCTACGCTACCGCTTGGGAAAGTCCAGAACAACTCGCTGAATATAAGCGACGCAAAGAAGAAGCGCTGCGGCGAGATCACCGGAAGCTGGGTAAGGAACTGGGATTATTTGTATTTTCTGATTTAGTAGGGCCGGGTTTACCTTTGTGGACACCCAAAGGCACTCTGTTAAGGAGTACTTTAGAAGACTTCCTCAAGCAAGAACAGTTAAAACGGGGTTATTTATCCGTAGTAACGCCTCACATTGCCAGAGTAGACTTATTTAAAACCTCTGGACACTGGCAGAAATATAAAGAAGATATGTTCCCTTTAATGGCAGATAACTCTGAAGCTGCTGCACAGGAACAGGGGTTCGTCATGAAGCCGATGAACTGCCCCTTCCACATCCAAATATATAAGAGTGAGTTACGCTCTTATCGAGAACTACCGATGCGCTTGGCGGAATTTGGCACTGTTTACCGCTACGAACAATCAGGGGAATTGGGCGGTTTAACACGGGTGCGCGGTTTTACTGTGGATGATTCTCACCTGTTCGTCACCCCAGAACAGCTAGATAGTGAATTCCTCAGTGTGGTGGATTTAATTCTGTCGGTGTTCAATAGTCTGCAACTGAAGAACTTTAAAGCTAGACTGAGTTTCCGAGATCCTGCTAGTGATAAGTACATCGGTTCAGATGAAGTTTGGGACAAAGCCGAAGGTGCAATTCGCCGTGCAGTTGAAACCTTGGGGATGGATCACTTTGAAGGTATTGGAGAAGCGGCTTTTTATGGCCCCAAACTCGACTTTATCTTTAGTGATGCCCTAGAACGGGAGTGGCAATTAGGAACTGTGCAGGTAGATTACAATTTGCCAGAACGCTTTGATTTGGAATACGTCGCTGAAGATGGTGTTCGCAAACGTCCAGTGATGATTCACCGTGCGCCTTTTGGTTCGCTGGAACGACTAATTGGGATCTTAATTGAAGAATATGCGGGCGATTTCCCTTTGTGGTTAGCGCCAGTGCAAGCTAGATTACTGCCAGTGGGTGATACACAGCTAGCCTTTGCTAAAGATGTGGTGGCGAAGATGCGTGCATTGGGCATCCGTGCAGAAGTTGATACCAGTGGCGATCGCTTGGGTAAACAAATTCGCAATGCAGAGAAAGAAAAAATACCCGTGATGGCTGTGGTGGGAGCTAAGGAAGTGGAAACCAACACCTTGAGTATCCGTACCCGCGCCTCTGGAGAATTGGGAGTTATCCCTGTAGATGAGGTGGTGGATAAGATGAAGGATGCGATCGCTAAGTTCGAGAATTTCTAA
- a CDS encoding amylo-alpha-1,6-glucosidase, with product MTPDTLMTPEKIFLDGKTFIPAEQLPIPEWPCVVSERPQPTLTVKDDDLFFVTDTIGNISGCSLNDGNPSMGLFCCDTRFLNRLELQIEGRSPVLLSSTAEKGFSLSVLCTNPRIDERLKADTVGIRREMVLNGALFEEIEVSNYSTTTVNFELTISFDADFVDLFEVRGYDREKRGRLLRLVEPTAEEGISLADGVSPIPKEPPTFREESLTLAYQGLDGSVMESRILFQHRQPNYFKGYTAVWQLELASHETQKLGYRVSMLKNNQSSSTVSAAFTLGQAKAAELMEEQNWVQQITRISSDKSIFNRVIERAEQDMYLLRQSFGKHKTVSAGVPWFSTLFGRDSLITASQTLMLNSQIAKETLILLATYQGKIDDEWREEEPGKILHELRLGEMARCQEIPHTPYYGTVDATPLWLMLYAEHYSWTHDHELLEQLWPNALAAMDWIDRNTKETSYLSYFRKSKRGLPNQGWKDSDDCIVDHKGELANGPIALCEVQAYVYAAKMRLAEIARMKKRLDLADRWQEEARNLKVRFNRDFWVEHLDFCALALDGDGKPVDSITSNPGHCLHLGLFNHERAYSVAERLRAPDMFNGWGIRTLSSLSPAYNPMGYHIGSVWPHDNALIAMGLRSLGLIDQALEIFQGLFDMTSQQPYQRPPELFCGYERNGDNAPVQYPVACTPQAWATGSVFQLLQMMVNLVPDAQNNCLRIIDPALPESINRLSFHNLRVGPTILDLEFERSGTTTACRVAKKRGNLRVVIEA from the coding sequence ATGACACCGGATACCCTAATGACCCCGGAAAAAATTTTCCTAGATGGCAAAACTTTTATTCCTGCCGAACAATTACCTATCCCGGAGTGGCCTTGTGTTGTGAGTGAAAGACCACAACCGACACTGACGGTTAAAGATGATGATTTATTTTTTGTGACGGATACTATCGGGAATATTTCTGGCTGTTCGCTTAACGATGGCAATCCCAGTATGGGATTGTTTTGTTGTGATACGAGATTTCTCAATCGCTTGGAGTTGCAAATTGAAGGGCGATCGCCTGTACTCCTCAGTAGTACTGCTGAAAAAGGGTTTTCACTCTCAGTTTTGTGTACCAACCCCAGAATCGACGAACGTCTGAAAGCCGACACTGTAGGAATTCGCCGGGAAATGGTGCTGAATGGGGCACTATTTGAAGAAATAGAAGTATCTAACTACAGCACAACCACTGTCAATTTTGAACTAACCATCAGCTTTGATGCGGATTTTGTTGATTTATTTGAAGTCCGAGGCTATGACAGAGAAAAACGAGGTAGGCTTTTACGTCTAGTAGAACCGACGGCTGAAGAAGGAATTTCTCTAGCCGATGGTGTTTCGCCTATACCCAAAGAGCCACCAACTTTTAGGGAAGAATCTTTAACACTTGCCTATCAAGGTCTAGATGGCTCAGTAATGGAATCCCGTATTTTATTCCAGCATCGCCAACCAAACTATTTCAAGGGTTACACTGCGGTTTGGCAGCTAGAGTTGGCTTCTCACGAAACTCAAAAGTTGGGCTACCGGGTGAGCATGTTGAAAAACAACCAGTCTAGTTCAACCGTGAGCGCCGCCTTCACTTTAGGACAGGCGAAAGCTGCTGAGTTGATGGAGGAACAAAACTGGGTACAACAAATTACACGCATTAGCTCAGATAAGAGCATTTTCAATCGAGTGATTGAGCGGGCCGAGCAGGATATGTATTTGTTGCGCCAGTCTTTTGGTAAGCATAAGACAGTTTCGGCTGGAGTACCGTGGTTTTCTACACTCTTTGGGCGGGATTCGCTGATTACAGCTTCTCAAACCCTGATGTTAAACTCGCAAATCGCCAAAGAAACGCTGATATTACTTGCGACATACCAAGGTAAAATCGACGACGAATGGCGCGAAGAAGAACCGGGTAAGATTTTGCACGAGTTACGTTTGGGAGAAATGGCTCGTTGTCAAGAAATTCCCCATACACCTTACTACGGTACAGTTGATGCCACTCCCCTGTGGCTGATGCTGTATGCCGAACATTATTCTTGGACTCACGATCACGAACTTTTAGAGCAACTTTGGCCAAATGCTCTAGCAGCAATGGACTGGATCGATCGCAATACGAAAGAAACCAGTTACCTCAGTTACTTCCGTAAATCCAAACGCGGTCTTCCTAACCAAGGTTGGAAAGATTCTGATGACTGTATCGTAGACCACAAGGGAGAATTAGCCAACGGCCCAATTGCCCTTTGTGAAGTGCAAGCTTATGTTTATGCTGCAAAAATGCGTCTAGCAGAAATAGCTAGGATGAAAAAACGGCTTGATTTGGCAGATCGTTGGCAAGAAGAGGCCAGAAATCTTAAGGTTCGTTTTAATCGAGATTTTTGGGTAGAACACCTAGATTTCTGTGCTTTGGCTTTGGATGGAGATGGCAAGCCAGTAGACAGTATTACCTCAAATCCTGGTCATTGTCTGCATTTGGGTCTCTTCAACCACGAAAGAGCCTATAGTGTAGCAGAACGATTGCGGGCACCAGATATGTTTAATGGTTGGGGCATTCGGACTCTGAGTAGTTTGTCACCCGCTTATAATCCAATGGGCTACCACATTGGGTCGGTTTGGCCCCATGATAACGCTTTGATTGCAATGGGATTGCGATCGCTCGGTCTTATCGATCAAGCCCTGGAAATTTTCCAAGGTTTATTCGACATGACCAGTCAGCAGCCTTATCAACGTCCTCCAGAACTCTTCTGCGGCTACGAACGGAACGGTGATAATGCCCCTGTACAGTATCCAGTTGCCTGCACTCCCCAAGCTTGGGCTACTGGCAGTGTCTTCCAACTACTGCAAATGATGGTTAACTTGGTGCCTGATGCTCAAAATAACTGCCTGCGAATAATCGACCCCGCTTTGCCAGAATCGATTAATCGTCTGTCATTTCATAATTTGCGAGTCGGCCCCACCATCCTCGATTTAGAATTCGAGCGTTCTGGGACTACGACTGCTTGTCGCGTTGCGAAAAAACGCGGTAATTTGCGGGTAGTTATTGAAGCTTAG
- a CDS encoding DUF2973 domain-containing protein has product MLHLLYILAFTILAFIAVGNLIRNLIMFSFDRERTYPTNSSPMNNQGNYGYYSSKKQFVPHPELLDSAGKLIKEPLLVMRSINVEDARQHLDALYEASPGHKRENSEEA; this is encoded by the coding sequence ATGTTACACCTGCTTTACATTCTTGCTTTTACAATCCTTGCATTTATAGCTGTTGGCAACTTAATTCGTAACCTGATCATGTTCAGTTTTGATCGGGAGCGAACTTACCCGACAAATTCCTCGCCAATGAATAATCAAGGCAACTATGGTTATTATTCATCAAAAAAACAGTTTGTACCCCATCCCGAGTTATTAGATAGCGCTGGCAAGTTAATTAAAGAGCCACTTTTGGTAATGCGTTCGATTAACGTTGAAGATGCGCGTCAACATCTTGATGCACTTTACGAAGCATCCCCAGGACATAAAAGAGAAAATTCTGAGGAAGCATAA
- a CDS encoding DUF2605 domain-containing protein, giving the protein MSDSNLPGTDLLETVLEPLLEDFQHWFMRSRHLLETEQLSFMSHQEQSDLLLRVKQAQDELNTARMLFNATDKQVGIDMATLMPWHELVTECWNVAMRFRQGREV; this is encoded by the coding sequence ATGTCAGACTCAAATTTACCAGGGACTGATTTGCTAGAAACGGTTTTAGAACCCCTGCTGGAAGATTTTCAGCATTGGTTTATGCGATCGCGTCATTTACTCGAAACCGAGCAACTATCATTTATGAGTCACCAAGAGCAATCTGACTTGCTTTTGCGGGTTAAGCAAGCGCAGGATGAACTAAATACGGCGAGAATGCTGTTTAATGCGACTGATAAACAAGTCGGGATTGATATGGCAACGTTAATGCCTTGGCATGAATTAGTAACAGAATGCTGGAATGTTGCAATGCGCTTTCGCCAAGGGCGTGAAGTCTAA
- a CDS encoding HEAT repeat domain-containing protein, whose amino-acid sequence MHLHQIKKPFPFFLFPFTLLLTLLFALPWVSAKEPSQDAWQINGIIAALDDGHNGVKKLAFEKFNEYNLKNLKSVVHKLEDIAQKAAKILKDKTVDSGVRSSAAVALGNLGEAGKPYVKDIADILKNKTVDPSVRRGADYTLANLGEAAKPYVKDIADILKNKTVDPGVRSGAAVALGNLGEAGKPYVKDIADILKDKTVDPGVRSGAAVALANLGEAAKPYVKDIFDFLKDKTVDSNVRYRAAMALGNLREAAKPYVKDILDILKDKTVDSNVRSSVAGAFRNLREAAKPYVKDIADILKDKTVDSGVRSDAAVALGNLGEAAKPYVKDIADILKDKTVDDSVRRGAVVALGNLGEAAKLYAQDIADILKDKTVDPFVRHLALLVLTNLGEATKPYVQDIADILKDKTVHPFVRRGAAVALASLGEAAKPYVQDILDFLKDKTVDSGIHSNPAYALAILGEAAKPYVKDILDFLKDKTVDSDVRRDAAEALAKIEQLNLNNIAVILDSIYYAGQSEFEQWRFLSYFLSGGTDEVKILLTWLGFPDTKTIPAQLSHEQGDKTLKIFAQAWEPSRYFARLRSDLAKQIAVVAKKVSWRSQDILILETHYNNLKKAGYNEADSLQSVIVNLKGR is encoded by the coding sequence ATGCATCTACACCAAATCAAAAAACCTTTCCCCTTTTTTCTTTTTCCCTTTACCCTGCTGTTGACACTCCTCTTCGCCCTGCCTTGGGTAAGTGCGAAAGAACCGTCTCAAGATGCCTGGCAGATTAACGGTATCATTGCTGCTTTGGATGATGGACATAACGGAGTAAAAAAACTCGCTTTTGAAAAATTCAATGAATATAATCTAAAAAATTTGAAATCGGTGGTTCACAAACTAGAGGATATTGCTCAGAAAGCTGCCAAAATCCTCAAGGATAAAACCGTTGACTCAGGTGTTCGTTCCAGTGCAGCAGTGGCATTGGGAAATCTGGGAGAGGCTGGCAAACCATACGTCAAAGACATCGCTGACATCCTCAAGAATAAAACTGTTGACCCCTCTGTTCGTAGAGGTGCAGATTATACATTGGCGAATCTGGGGGAGGCAGCCAAACCCTACGTCAAAGACATCGCTGACATCCTCAAGAATAAAACCGTTGACCCAGGTGTTCGTTCCGGTGCAGCAGTGGCATTGGGAAATCTGGGAGAGGCTGGCAAACCATACGTCAAAGACATCGCTGACATCCTCAAGGATAAAACCGTTGACCCAGGTGTTCGTTCCGGTGCAGCAGTGGCATTGGCGAATCTGGGGGAGGCAGCCAAACCCTATGTCAAAGACATCTTCGACTTCCTCAAGGATAAAACCGTTGACTCAAATGTTCGTTACCGTGCAGCAATGGCATTGGGAAATCTGAGGGAGGCTGCCAAACCCTACGTCAAAGACATCCTCGACATTCTCAAGGATAAAACTGTTGACTCAAATGTTCGTTCCAGTGTAGCAGGCGCGTTTAGAAATCTGCGGGAGGCAGCCAAACCCTACGTCAAAGACATCGCTGACATCCTCAAGGATAAAACCGTTGACTCAGGTGTTCGTTCCGATGCAGCAGTGGCATTGGGAAATCTGGGGGAGGCTGCCAAACCCTACGTCAAAGACATCGCTGACATCCTCAAGGATAAAACTGTTGACGACTCTGTTCGTAGAGGTGCAGTAGTGGCATTGGGAAATCTGGGGGAGGCTGCCAAACTCTACGCCCAAGATATCGCTGACATCCTCAAGGATAAAACCGTTGACCCCTTTGTTCGTCACCTTGCACTACTGGTATTGACAAATCTGGGGGAGGCAACCAAACCCTACGTCCAAGACATCGCTGACATCCTTAAGGATAAAACCGTTCACCCCTTTGTTCGTAGAGGTGCAGCAGTGGCATTGGCAAGTCTGGGGGAGGCTGCCAAACCCTATGTCCAAGACATCCTCGACTTCCTCAAGGATAAAACCGTTGACTCAGGTATTCATTCCAATCCAGCTTATGCATTGGCAATTCTGGGGGAGGCAGCCAAACCCTACGTCAAAGACATCCTCGACTTCCTCAAGGATAAAACCGTTGACTCAGATGTTCGTAGAGATGCAGCAGAGGCATTGGCAAAGATAGAACAACTCAACCTGAATAATATTGCTGTAATTCTGGATAGCATTTATTACGCAGGTCAATCAGAATTTGAACAGTGGAGGTTTTTAAGTTATTTCCTGAGTGGGGGCACTGATGAAGTCAAAATACTGCTGACATGGCTAGGTTTTCCTGACACTAAAACGATTCCTGCTCAATTGAGTCATGAGCAAGGTGATAAAACTCTTAAAATATTTGCCCAAGCCTGGGAACCCAGCCGATATTTTGCACGATTACGGTCAGACTTAGCAAAGCAAATTGCTGTAGTTGCGAAAAAAGTCTCTTGGCGATCGCAAGACATTCTCATCCTAGAAACTCACTACAACAATCTCAAAAAAGCTGGATACAACGAAGCTGATTCGCTGCAATCAGTAATAGTTAACCTCAAGGGTCGGTAG
- a CDS encoding tubulin gamma complex associated family protein, with protein sequence MGELLPSYGGVVHYQRLINEVQRLINDYQRLIHEYQRLINGVQRLIHEYQRLINGVQRLIHEYQRLINGVQRLIHEYQILVDGVQRWIHPVQILVDGVQRWIHPVQILILILTFHRI encoded by the coding sequence TTGGGAGAGCTACTTCCGTCTTACGGCGGGGTAGTTCACTATCAAAGACTCATTAATGAAGTTCAAAGGCTCATTAATGACTATCAAAGACTCATTCACGAGTATCAAAGACTCATTAATGGAGTTCAAAGACTCATTCACGAGTATCAAAGACTCATTAATGGAGTTCAAAGACTCATTCACGAGTATCAAAGACTCATTAATGGAGTTCAAAGGCTCATTCACGAGTATCAAATACTCGTTGACGGAGTTCAAAGGTGGATTCATCCAGTTCAAATACTCGTTGACGGAGTTCAGAGGTGGATTCATCCAGTTCAAATACTCATTTTAATTTTAACTTTTCATAGGATTTGA